A window of the Virgibacillus pantothenticus genome harbors these coding sequences:
- the radC gene encoding RadC family protein → MTTPPIMIKDVPKDDRPRERLLKNGPAHVSNAELLAIILGSGTREESVISLANRLLMHFEGLKLLNDATIEELTAIKGIGTAKGVLILAAMELGKRMNGFQPEERYVIRSPEDGADYVMEELRSLNQEHFVALFLNTKNQIIHRQTIFIGSLNASIVHPREVYREAVKRSAASVIVAHNHPSGDPTPSQEDIYVTRRLVESGKMIGIELIDHLIIGNRNYVSLKEKGYL, encoded by the coding sequence ATGACTACTCCACCAATTATGATAAAAGATGTACCAAAAGATGATCGACCCAGAGAAAGGTTGCTAAAGAATGGTCCTGCACATGTGTCGAACGCAGAATTGTTAGCAATCATTCTTGGCAGTGGCACAAGAGAGGAATCGGTTATTTCTCTAGCCAACCGATTATTAATGCATTTTGAGGGTTTAAAACTTCTAAATGACGCGACAATTGAAGAATTAACAGCTATCAAAGGGATTGGTACGGCAAAAGGTGTATTAATATTGGCTGCAATGGAACTGGGAAAGCGAATGAATGGTTTTCAACCTGAAGAACGTTATGTCATTCGCTCTCCTGAAGATGGCGCAGACTATGTAATGGAAGAGCTGCGGTCATTAAACCAAGAACATTTTGTGGCTTTGTTTTTAAATACGAAAAATCAGATTATTCATCGGCAAACCATTTTTATAGGTAGTTTGAATGCTTCTATTGTTCACCCTCGGGAAGTATATCGTGAAGCCGTTAAACGCTCTGCCGCCTCCGTTATTGTCGCTCATAATCATCCTTCTGGCGATCCTACACCTTCTCAAGAAGATATTTATGTAACAAGAAGATTAGTGGAATCAGGCAAAATGATTGGCATTGAGTTGATCGATCATTTAATCATCGGTAACCGAAACTATGTATCTTTAAAAGAAAAAGGCTATTTGTAA
- a CDS encoding SPOR domain-containing protein, whose product MKKDKRKITVWKNGQQVKLSLHQSLSKEKAAAEKEKAATLMDMEEDKVPPYKRFTKSETSLLHVFTKKITRIKPLIIAIASAFIIGSLLGITLLKMFVTIDEDRQANGDANNTSIANVSDEDKGAVEDGEASSEMLHAFVLQGGVFSEKGNAQTWQTKFKDAGLPSLLWKKDNQYFLLISAAASENDAKQLKAEAAASGLEIYVKEWKVNLDKDALSKNEAAWLQKFVDTWQKAMERREVAEQQWKSIIKSAPDRFKELTKPINKLMIEAENENTLAVGSNLLSLWQELTVALAE is encoded by the coding sequence GTGAAAAAGGACAAGCGTAAAATTACAGTTTGGAAAAACGGTCAGCAAGTAAAACTGTCCTTGCACCAATCATTGAGTAAAGAAAAAGCGGCTGCGGAGAAAGAAAAAGCTGCAACGCTCATGGACATGGAAGAGGATAAGGTTCCACCGTATAAGAGATTCACCAAATCAGAAACTTCATTACTTCATGTTTTTACCAAGAAAATAACGCGCATTAAACCACTAATTATTGCAATTGCTTCAGCTTTCATCATAGGTTCACTACTAGGAATTACACTGCTAAAGATGTTTGTCACCATTGATGAAGATCGTCAAGCGAATGGAGATGCTAACAATACATCTATTGCTAATGTAAGTGATGAGGACAAAGGTGCTGTGGAGGATGGTGAAGCAAGTTCAGAGATGCTTCATGCTTTTGTGTTACAAGGAGGCGTATTTTCTGAAAAAGGAAATGCTCAAACATGGCAGACAAAATTTAAAGACGCAGGTCTGCCTTCGTTGCTTTGGAAAAAAGATAACCAATATTTTTTGTTAATTTCTGCTGCGGCTTCTGAAAATGATGCAAAACAATTAAAAGCAGAGGCTGCTGCTTCAGGGTTAGAGATTTATGTGAAAGAATGGAAGGTAAACCTAGATAAGGATGCGTTATCGAAAAATGAAGCAGCGTGGCTTCAGAAATTTGTCGATACATGGCAGAAAGCGATGGAGCGTAGAGAAGTAGCAGAGCAACAATGGAAATCTATCATAAAATCTGCTCCGGATCGGTTTAAAGAATTAACGAAGCCTATAAACAAACTTATGATCGAAGCTGAAAATGAAAACACTCTAGCTGTAGGTTCGAATTTACTATCTTTATGGCAAGAGTTAACTGTTGCATTGGCAGAATGA
- the mreD gene encoding rod shape-determining protein MreD: MKRFYLPLILLLILVLEGVALELLPVSLLKTDLLIVSHWVFVFLIFIAVFYDNDRTHFSVLYALIFGLLIDMVYTNLLGVYMFSYACTIYLIYGLKKLLHGNILVVALLGVVGLVVSDMLIYLIYTVVGITDTAWSDYFTSRLLPTVGSNLVFLLLLYPFFAKKLTDWGKDQITKGNTF; this comes from the coding sequence ATGAAACGCTTTTACTTGCCTCTTATCCTTCTACTTATCTTGGTTTTGGAAGGTGTTGCACTGGAACTACTTCCTGTAAGCTTATTAAAAACAGATTTGTTAATTGTTTCGCATTGGGTGTTCGTGTTTCTTATTTTTATAGCAGTATTCTATGACAATGACAGGACGCATTTCTCTGTGTTGTATGCATTGATATTTGGTTTACTGATAGATATGGTTTATACGAATTTACTAGGTGTTTATATGTTTTCGTATGCATGTACGATTTATCTGATCTATGGATTAAAAAAGTTACTGCATGGAAATATTTTAGTAGTGGCTTTATTAGGTGTTGTTGGGTTGGTAGTTAGTGATATGCTGATTTATCTCATTTACACGGTAGTTGGTATAACCGATACCGCTTGGAGTGATTACTTCACCAGCCGTTTATTGCCAACAGTAGGGTCAAATTTGGTATTCTTGCTCCTTTTATACCCATTTTTTGCTAAAAAATTGACAGACTGGGGAAAAGATCAAATAACTAAAGGAAATACATTTTAA
- a CDS encoding rod shape-determining protein has translation MGLFNFSQDLGIDLGTANTLVFVKGKGVVVSEPTVVATNTRTGDIEAVGSSARNMIGRTPGNITVIRPMKDGVIADYDTTAAMMKYYINKAMKNRSYFAKKPSVMVCVPSGITMVEERAVIDATKQAGAKEAFPISEPFAAAIGAGLPVWEPTGSMIVDIGGGTTEVAVISLGGVVTSRSVRTAGDNMDEAIAQYIRKHYSLMIGERTAESIKLEVGTAGKVDVNEEIDIRGRDLLTGLPKTITITAEEIANSLKDTVDSIIEAVKNTLEKTPPELAADIMDRGIVLSGGGALLKNIDQVISDETKMPVFITENPLESVAIGTGKSLEYMQHFRSHPYVSSRPTVE, from the coding sequence TTGGGATTGTTTAATTTTTCTCAGGATTTAGGTATAGATTTAGGTACAGCAAACACACTTGTATTTGTAAAAGGTAAAGGTGTCGTTGTGAGTGAACCTACTGTAGTAGCTACAAACACAAGGACAGGGGATATTGAAGCAGTCGGAAGTTCAGCGCGTAATATGATTGGACGAACTCCAGGAAATATTACCGTTATTCGTCCAATGAAAGATGGGGTCATCGCTGATTATGATACAACAGCTGCAATGATGAAATACTATATTAATAAAGCGATGAAAAATCGTTCTTATTTTGCGAAGAAACCGAGTGTAATGGTATGTGTACCTTCTGGAATTACGATGGTTGAGGAGAGAGCTGTCATCGATGCTACGAAGCAGGCAGGGGCGAAAGAGGCTTTTCCAATTTCTGAACCATTCGCAGCTGCTATCGGAGCAGGACTGCCGGTTTGGGAACCGACTGGAAGCATGATCGTAGATATTGGTGGCGGTACAACAGAAGTTGCAGTCATTTCTCTAGGTGGTGTAGTAACCAGCCGTTCTGTTCGAACGGCTGGCGATAATATGGATGAAGCGATTGCTCAATATATTCGTAAACATTACAGTTTAATGATCGGTGAACGAACGGCAGAATCCATTAAATTGGAAGTTGGAACGGCTGGCAAAGTGGATGTAAATGAGGAAATTGATATACGAGGAAGAGATCTCCTAACGGGGCTGCCAAAAACGATTACCATTACTGCAGAAGAAATTGCTAATTCGTTAAAGGATACCGTAGATTCCATTATTGAAGCAGTAAAAAACACTTTAGAGAAAACACCACCAGAACTTGCCGCAGATATTATGGATCGTGGTATTGTTTTATCTGGTGGAGGAGCTTTATTAAAAAATATTGATCAGGTAATTAGTGATGAAACGAAGATGCCTGTTTTCATTACGGAAAATCCATTGGAAAGTGTAGCCATTGGCACTGGTAAATCGCTGGAATACATGCAGCATTTCCGATCCCATCCGTATGTGTCATCACGTCCTACAGTAGAATAA
- the mreC gene encoding rod shape-determining protein MreC, with the protein MSFLRKKRLFILLIGFILLVALIGFSLRDREELTIVEEIVDDTVGLAQSIIHAPVNLVTDITGNIGDFKDTYKENRLLKEKLAEYKGLIYEVQELKEENEELRNNLELTESDSMRNYKSIQATVISRSPERWLEQITINKGKNDGIKKNMAVITAEGMVGKVMTPSKNSATVQLLTGFDQFNRISGKINRKGDNIVGMIEGYDKESKHLIFRIIEESKKDIKKDELIVSSGMGGVFPAELPIGKVQEVVPDKYGLTKTALVKPSADMYEINQVIVVDRAVQTDANQESEEEEGE; encoded by the coding sequence ATGTCTTTTTTACGTAAAAAGCGATTGTTCATACTGTTAATTGGCTTTATCTTACTGGTAGCTTTAATTGGTTTTTCTTTAAGGGATCGGGAAGAACTAACAATTGTAGAAGAAATAGTCGATGATACGGTCGGTTTGGCACAAAGTATCATTCATGCTCCGGTAAATTTAGTGACAGATATTACTGGAAACATTGGAGATTTTAAAGATACGTACAAGGAAAATAGGTTATTAAAAGAGAAACTTGCCGAATATAAAGGTCTGATTTATGAAGTTCAAGAATTAAAAGAAGAGAATGAAGAATTGAGAAATAATCTTGAACTTACAGAGTCAGATTCAATGCGTAACTATAAGTCGATTCAAGCAACGGTGATTTCAAGGTCGCCAGAACGATGGTTGGAACAAATTACAATAAATAAAGGGAAAAATGATGGAATTAAAAAGAATATGGCAGTCATTACAGCTGAAGGAATGGTGGGGAAAGTGATGACCCCATCGAAGAATTCTGCTACTGTTCAGCTGCTTACTGGCTTTGATCAATTCAATCGAATCTCCGGAAAAATCAATCGAAAAGGCGATAATATTGTCGGTATGATTGAAGGATATGATAAAGAGAGTAAACATCTTATATTTCGTATAATTGAAGAATCTAAAAAAGATATAAAGAAAGATGAACTGATCGTTTCCTCTGGGATGGGAGGCGTATTCCCAGCAGAACTTCCTATTGGAAAAGTACAAGAAGTAGTTCCAGATAAGTATGGTTTAACAAAAACGGCTTTGGTAAAGCCATCTGCTGACATGTACGAAATTAACCAAGTAATTGTGGTTGATCGTGCTGTGCAGACAGATGCAAATCAAGAAAGTGAAGAAGAGGAGGGCGAGTAA